AAAATTGCAGGTATTGGAATTGGAATATCAGCCCAAGTAGATAGTGATAGTGGAATAATATATAAGTGTGAGGGAATTAAGTTAACTAAAGTACACTTAAAGGATGAAATTTCAAAATACTTTCCCTACCCTATATCCATTATAAACGATGTTAATGCCTCACTTCTTGCAGAAAAATGGTTTGTACATGATCCCCATGATATAAAGTATGAAAATTTTATGTATCTACTAATTGGGTCAACCCTACAAAACATGGGTCTTGGTCTATATCTAAATAATCAACTATACGAGGGTAGTAATCACCATGCAGGAGAGATGTACTACTACTTAACAGATAAGAGGTTAAAAAGCTCACTTCCTCCGGAAGAGGAGTTATTAGACTTTACAATCGATAAGGTTAAAGACTTCTTAAATGATGACTATGAACCTGTTAAAAAGTTATTAGCAATTTACACAGATATAATATCCGAGAAGATGATTCATAGTATAGAGTTATTAAATCCCCAAAAATTAATAATTGGTGGTAATGTTATTAATGCAGAGGAAGAGTTTTTAAACCCACTTATTGATGCAATAAAAAGTAAGACAGATGAATTCTTTGAGGATTTTTTACAGATAGAGATAAGTAAATCTGAACTTGATGAACTGGCTACACCAATGGGAGCAACAACTCTTATTATGGCCAAGTACTTTAAATAGGAGTTTTATGAATTTAGCAATTTTAGATGCAGCTACTTTGGGGATGGACCTGGATTTAACCCCATTTAATAAGTTTGGTGATGTTACCATATATCAATCAACAAGTAACCAAGAGTTAGTAAGTCATGGATACAATGCAGATATATTAATATTAAATAAATTTGTATTAGGTGAAGAGGAGTTTAAAAAACTTCCAAATCTAAAACTAGTTTGCCTAACTGCTACTGGATATAATAATATTGATGTAGAGAAGGCTAAAATCTACAATATCAGGGTTACCAATGTTGAGGGCTACTCAACAAATTCCGTTGCCCAACACACTTTTAGTATGCTTTTATACCAACTTCAACACCTAAAATATTATGATGAATATATTAAGAGTGGAAGCTACCAGGGTTCTAAAACATTTACCCATATAGAGAGAAGTTGGACGGAAATTTCAGGTAAAACTTGGGGTATAATTGGTCTTGGAAATATAGGCCGCAGTGTAGCTAAAATAGCCAAATCCTTTGGTGCAAATGTAATTTATACATCTACAAGTGGTGTTAAAAGGGAAGAGGAATATACAGAGGTAACTTTAAAGGAGCTATTAACAAAGTCAGATATTATATCAATCCATGCACCACTTAATAGCAAAACTGATAACCTAATATCAATTAAAGAGTTTTTACTTGTTAAAAAGAATTTAATTATATTAAACCTAGGTCGTGGTGGAATAATAAATGAGAAAGCCTTAGCCCATGCTATTGATAATGGACTAATTAGTGGAGCTTGTATTGATGTTTTAACATCAGAGCCGGTAAAGGATGATAATCCCCTTGTTAATCTAAAAAATAAAGATAAACTTTTTATTACCCCTCATATTGCCTGGGCAAGTATTGAGGCTAGAAACAGAGTAGTTAGCGAAATATGTGAAAATATTACTTCTTTTTTAAATGGAGAGGAGAGAAACTGGGTTTAACCCTTAAAAGACTCTATAAAGTACATATTTGTAAGCCCCTTACCCTTAACTTCTAGAGGTTCTCTTTTATTACAATTAAACGAGTCTTTAACTCTGTTAAAAGTATCTTCTGAAATATTTATACACATAGGTTTAGAGTTAGACTCCATTCTAGAGGCTATATTTACAGTATCTCCAAAAATATCATAGATATACTTCTTTTTACCTACAATTCCTCCTACGATATCCCCAGAGTGAATACCTATTCTAACTTCCCATTTATATTCTGAACTCTTATTATAATCCTCTATATAATTTATCATTTGGGTTGCAGCCTTTGAAATTTTATATGCGTGGTTACTAGTATGATTAGGAACTCCACAAATACCTAGATAGGCATCTCCAATGGTCTTTATTCTTTCACACCCATTATTTTCCATTATATCATCAAA
Above is a genomic segment from Thiospirochaeta perfilievii containing:
- a CDS encoding ROK family protein; amino-acid sequence: MEPEKITAIINNFAGKIIQTHYASYSDKNSTAAVIMDIKDVIDQIILKESIPVDKIAGIGIGISAQVDSDSGIIYKCEGIKLTKVHLKDEISKYFPYPISIINDVNASLLAEKWFVHDPHDIKYENFMYLLIGSTLQNMGLGLYLNNQLYEGSNHHAGEMYYYLTDKRLKSSLPPEEELLDFTIDKVKDFLNDDYEPVKKLLAIYTDIISEKMIHSIELLNPQKLIIGGNVINAEEEFLNPLIDAIKSKTDEFFEDFLQIEISKSELDELATPMGATTLIMAKYFK
- a CDS encoding D-2-hydroxyacid dehydrogenase; protein product: MNLAILDAATLGMDLDLTPFNKFGDVTIYQSTSNQELVSHGYNADILILNKFVLGEEEFKKLPNLKLVCLTATGYNNIDVEKAKIYNIRVTNVEGYSTNSVAQHTFSMLLYQLQHLKYYDEYIKSGSYQGSKTFTHIERSWTEISGKTWGIIGLGNIGRSVAKIAKSFGANVIYTSTSGVKREEEYTEVTLKELLTKSDIISIHAPLNSKTDNLISIKEFLLVKKNLIILNLGRGGIINEKALAHAIDNGLISGACIDVLTSEPVKDDNPLVNLKNKDKLFITPHIAWASIEARNRVVSEICENITSFLNGEERNWV